GACGTCATCGATGTGAGCCTCGACGCCTTTACGAAGGAAAAATATGCGATCGTCCGAAAGGGGGGAAAGTATCACGAAGTGATCGGCAATCTTCACCACCTGCTTGCCCTTCGCGAAAAGAAAAAATCGAAGACGCGCGTCATGGTGAACATGATCGACCAAAAAATAGTGGCCGATGAGGTTGATGATTTCAAGAAATATTGGGAGCCGCTCGTTGATTTCGTCCTTGTGCGAAATCTGCATACGGCGACAAAACGGGTCAATCAGGCCGAGGTCGGGCAAAAAATGGAACGCGAACAACCCGACCGCCACGCCTGCGCCCATCTCTGGAAACGGCTGACGATCGATCCCGCGCTGAACGTCAAATTTTGCGCCCACGACTGGTTCGACGAGACGGTTTTGTCCAAGCTCGGCCCGGGGGGAATCCGCTCGATCTGGTTTTCCGAGCGCCTCAAGGAGATTCGGAAGGCTCACTGGGCCGCCGCTCCCTGGGATTACGGGTATGAAAAAATTATCGAAAAAATCGGCGTCATCAAACTGCCGTTTTAAACGCGATCCGTGAGAATCGGAATGATCCAATCCAATTACCTGCCGTGGCGCGGGTATTTCGACTTTATCGACGATGTCGATCTCTTCATC
Above is a window of Deltaproteobacteria bacterium DNA encoding:
- a CDS encoding radical SAM protein, producing the protein MAYEQPPLIRRCIENLDVERRFPIMLILDLTNVCNFECPHCPQPIMASQPDYRASFMSFDDYKKIVDEAAEEDVKFIRFTGDGEPMLNRRLLDMVAYAKEKTSISLVLTTNGSMLTPERSERLLDLGIDVIDVSLDAFTKEKYAIVRKGGKYHEVIGNLHHLLALREKKKSKTRVMVNMIDQKIVADEVDDFKKYWEPLVDFVLVRNLHTATKRVNQAEVGQKMEREQPDRHACAHLWKRLTIDPALNVKFCAHDWFDETVLSKLGPGGIRSIWFSERLKEIRKAHWAAAPWDYGYEKIIEKIGVIKLPF